Proteins encoded by one window of Xyrauchen texanus isolate HMW12.3.18 chromosome 24, RBS_HiC_50CHRs, whole genome shotgun sequence:
- the LOC127618097 gene encoding potassium voltage-gated channel subfamily S member 3-like — MVYGQVLHRQGPEESFINLNVGGFKQRVERVILQRFPNTRLARILYCSSEAAILQLCDDYAAADREYYFDRNPGFFRYVLNFYHTGKIHLMEELCVFSFSQELEYWGIKELHLDSCCSNKFQEQTEFVGECDWGNEDDPQNQLQDSLNSSMEELSAFDKDLEKFEGTWCSEIRKQLWLRLENPGYSCSAKITAVLSLSVVLMSIVAMCVHSMPEFHQVDANDKDIENPVFAVFETFCVIWFSIEFILRLAVTPCLRKFLCNALNIIDFASIIPFYATLAFESADAEESEELENVGRVVQILRLMRIFRILKLARHSVGLRSLGATLRHSYNEVGLLLLFLSVGISIFSVLIYFAEREDDESLLQTIPMGWWWATISMTTVGYGDTYPVTLVGKLIATLCIICGLLVVALPISIIFNKFSKYYQRQKALVESDQLQLDDDKPPDLSMLEGLPLVHMSDLYTQKMNSLVHSVSSKSSGGSEEGNTDASSIQDVEVVCPSGMPEAKKAT, encoded by the coding sequence ATGGTGTACGGGCAGGTCCTGCACCGCCAAGGACCAGAAGAGAGCTTCATCAACCTCAATGTTGGTGGTTTTAAGCAGCGCGTGGAACGGGTCATCCTCCAGCGTTTCCCCAACACACGACTGGCCCGAATCCTGTACTGCAGCTCAGAGGCTGCTATCCTCCAGCTGTGTGATGACTACGCTGCAGCCGACCGTGAATATTACTTTGACCGCAACCCAGGATTTTTCCGCTATGTGCTGAATTTCTACCATACTGGAAAGATCCACTTGATGGAAGAGTTGTGCGTGTTTAGTTTTAGTCAAGAGTTGGAATACTGGGGCATCAAAGAACTTCACCTTGACTCTTGTTGCAGCAACAAATTTCAGGAACAGACAGAGTTTGTTGGAGAATGTGATTGGGGAAATGAAGATGACCCACAGAACCAGCTGCAGGACAGCTTGAACTCATCCATGGAAGAGCTATCTGCATTTGATAAAGACCTGGAAAAGTTTGAGGGCACCTGGTGCTCTGAGATTCGCAAGCAACTCTGGCTGCGATTGGAGAATCCTGGATATTCCTGCTCAGCGAAAATAACGGCAGTGCTTTCTCTGAGTGTGGTGCTAATGAGTATTGTAGCCATGTGTGTTCATAGCATGCCTGAGTTCCACCAGGTGGATGCCAATGATAAGGACATAGAGAACCCAGTGTTTGCTGTGTTTGAGACCTTTTGTGTCATTTGGTTCTCTATTGAATTCATCCTACGGTTAGCTGTCACACCATGCTTGCGCAAATTCCTGTGCAATGCATTAAACATCATTGACTTTGCTTCTATTATTCCATTTTATGCAACGCTAGCATTTGAATCCGCTGACGCTGAAGAAAGTGAGGAGCTAGAAAATGTAGGGAGGGTCGTGCAGATCTTGCGTCTCATGCGGATCTTTCGCATTCTCAAACTTGCACGGCATTCTGTCGGGTTGCGTTCACTCGGGGCGACTCTTCGTCACAGCTACAATGAGGTTggactcctcctcctcttcctttcTGTAGGAATCTCCATTTTCTCTGTGCTCATCTATTTTGCTGAAAGAGAGGACGATGAGTCTTTATTGCAGACCATACCGATGGGCTGGTGGTGGGCGACGATCAGCATGACCACGGTGGGTTACGGCGACACATATCCTGTCACGCTGGTTGGGAAACTCATCGCCACCTTGTGCATCATTTGTGGCCTGCTTGTGGTTGCTCTTCCTATCTCCATCATCTTCAATAAGTTCTCCAAGTACTACCAGAGACAGAAAGCCCTGGTGGAGTCAGACCAGCTCCAACTAGACGATGATAAACCTCCAGATCTTAGCATGCTGGAAGGTCTCCCATTAGTTCATATGAGTGACCTCTATACCCAAAAGATGAATTCTCTGGTGCACAGTGTGTCTTCTAAGAGTAGCGGTGGAAGTGAGGAAGGCAACACTGATGCTTCCAGCATTCAGGATGTAGAAGTTGTCTGCCCTTCTGGAATGCCAGAGGCAAAGAAAgcaacatga